In one Bacteroidota bacterium genomic region, the following are encoded:
- a CDS encoding glycosyltransferase yields MNPAIIFLVFFVGTIGTVYVFIISLFTFGWFRKNKNRTASQTQSSNISIVIAARDEENNISACLTALASQGYPTDKFEIIIIDDASTDHTVQIVHEFIKAHKEIRTQLFSLPEKYRSATSKKAALSLGIQLTQFDIIAVTDADCIPASGWIRAMANGFSERTVMMICGMVCFSTDKKWFSKLQSLEFMSLVASGAGASGAGFPFMCNGASMAFRKEAFYKTGAYSDSDGYASGDDVFLLHNIKKAYGNSSVQFTNNKEAIVVTAPQPSLRAFYNQRVRWASKSKGYHDIISLLTSVAVFAYSLEILLFAAAGMFFAPLFYAASALFILKLIVDIPLMASITTYFGQKKLLLFYLPMQLLYPVYIVVVALGGIFGRYSWKGRKL; encoded by the coding sequence ATGAATCCAGCAATAATTTTCCTTGTATTTTTTGTTGGCACGATAGGGACGGTCTATGTTTTCATTATCTCCCTTTTTACGTTCGGATGGTTCAGAAAAAATAAAAACAGAACAGCATCTCAGACACAATCAAGCAATATTTCAATTGTTATTGCCGCAAGAGATGAAGAAAATAATATCTCTGCATGCCTTACAGCACTAGCTTCACAAGGTTATCCCACCGATAAGTTCGAAATTATTATTATTGATGATGCATCCACAGATCATACGGTGCAAATTGTTCATGAGTTTATTAAAGCACATAAGGAAATCAGGACCCAACTATTTTCCTTGCCGGAAAAATACCGTTCAGCAACGTCAAAAAAAGCAGCACTCAGCTTAGGAATTCAGCTTACTCAATTTGATATTATTGCAGTTACGGATGCTGATTGTATTCCTGCTTCCGGCTGGATAAGAGCAATGGCAAACGGTTTTAGCGAAAGAACAGTAATGATGATTTGCGGGATGGTTTGTTTTTCAACAGATAAAAAATGGTTTTCCAAACTTCAGTCACTGGAGTTCATGAGTCTTGTTGCATCGGGTGCAGGCGCCTCGGGCGCAGGTTTTCCGTTTATGTGCAACGGAGCATCCATGGCGTTCAGAAAAGAGGCATTTTATAAAACCGGCGCATATTCCGATTCAGATGGCTATGCATCGGGCGATGACGTTTTTTTGCTGCACAACATTAAAAAAGCATACGGCAATTCTTCTGTGCAATTTACAAATAATAAAGAAGCCATTGTAGTAACAGCGCCTCAACCAAGCCTTAGAGCGTTTTACAATCAGCGTGTCCGTTGGGCATCTAAATCAAAGGGCTATCATGATATTATCAGCCTGCTGACAAGTGTTGCAGTATTTGCGTATTCGCTGGAAATTTTACTCTTTGCTGCGGCCGGAATGTTTTTCGCTCCCTTGTTTTATGCTGCGTCAGCGTTATTCATACTAAAATTAATTGTTGACATTCCGCTGATGGCAAGCATTACAACATATTTTGGTCAAAAGAAATTACTTTTGTTCTACCTGCCCATGCAGCTTCTTTACCCCGTATATATAGTGGTTGTAGCATTGGGCGGCATTTTCGGAAGGTACTCCTGGAAGGGGCGAAAATTATAA
- the ispD gene encoding 2-C-methyl-D-erythritol 4-phosphate cytidylyltransferase: MKKYVMLVGGGSGTRMGSSIPKQFMDLNGLPVILRTAKVFLDWCPEIHLIFVVPAAYVKTMESLCSEYGLLRDFIITEGGPTRFHSVKNGLSMIDDDEAVIGIHDSVRPLIDFSLLERVYKGAAEQGNAIPVIPVTESVRMRDGAISSPVDRSALVIVQTPQCFKVSRIKSAYQTFYDEGFTDDATVAENAGIEIHLVEGSPENIKITTPSDLKFAQAILEQL, from the coding sequence TTGAAGAAATATGTGATGCTTGTGGGCGGCGGCTCCGGAACCCGGATGGGCAGCTCAATTCCTAAGCAATTCATGGACCTTAACGGGCTTCCTGTAATCCTGCGCACTGCAAAAGTTTTCCTTGACTGGTGTCCTGAAATCCATTTGATATTCGTGGTGCCGGCGGCATATGTTAAGACGATGGAATCATTGTGCTCAGAATATGGATTATTACGGGATTTTATAATTACGGAAGGCGGGCCAACACGATTTCATTCAGTGAAAAATGGTCTCAGCATGATTGATGATGATGAGGCTGTTATTGGAATTCATGATAGTGTAAGACCCTTGATTGATTTTTCACTTCTGGAGCGCGTTTATAAAGGCGCCGCCGAACAGGGCAACGCGATTCCTGTTATTCCGGTTACCGAATCTGTCCGGATGAGAGACGGCGCTATCAGCAGCCCGGTTGACCGCTCGGCATTGGTGATAGTTCAAACACCTCAGTGTTTTAAGGTTTCCCGCATAAAAAGTGCATACCAGACATTTTATGATGAAGGATTTACTGACGATGCCACTGTTGCCGAAAACGCCGGCATAGAAATTCATTTGGTGGAGGGCTCGCCCGAAAATATTAAAATTACCACTCCTTCCGATTTGAAATTTGCACAAGCTATTTTGGAGCAATTATAA
- the queA gene encoding tRNA preQ1(34) S-adenosylmethionine ribosyltransferase-isomerase QueA: MKLSEFKFHLPTELVADKPPKQRDESRLMVLNRKTQTIEHKVFKDILTYFGEGDVLILNNTKVFPARLYGRKEKTGAKIEVFLLRELNHETRLWDVLVDPARKIRIGNKLYFGEDDSLVAEVIDNTTSRGRTLRFLFDGPYEEFKKTIEGLGDTPLPKLIKRSTEPEDRERYQTVYAKHEGAVAAPTAGLHFSRELLKRLELKGVNFSEITLHAGLGNFRSIDVEDLTKHKCDSEQVIIDEKACLSVNKAKDNKKNVCAVGTTSMKAIESSVTISGHLKPFNGWTNKFIFPQYDFSVANRMITNFHLPQSSMMIMVAAFGGYDFLMKAYKEAISEKYRFFTYGDAMIII, translated from the coding sequence ATGAAACTATCTGAATTTAAGTTTCATTTACCTACTGAGTTAGTGGCTGACAAGCCTCCGAAGCAGAGAGATGAATCAAGACTGATGGTACTGAATAGGAAAACTCAGACCATTGAACATAAAGTATTTAAGGATATTCTTACTTATTTTGGAGAAGGCGACGTCCTCATCCTAAATAACACAAAAGTGTTTCCTGCACGTCTTTATGGAAGAAAAGAAAAAACAGGTGCTAAAATCGAAGTATTTCTGCTTCGTGAATTGAATCACGAAACCCGCCTGTGGGATGTGCTGGTTGATCCTGCGCGCAAAATCAGAATAGGAAATAAGCTCTATTTTGGCGAAGACGATTCTCTGGTAGCAGAAGTTATTGATAACACCACATCACGCGGTCGTACACTGCGCTTCCTGTTTGACGGACCTTATGAGGAATTCAAAAAAACCATTGAAGGTTTAGGCGATACGCCCCTGCCGAAATTAATAAAAAGAAGCACTGAGCCCGAAGATCGCGAACGCTATCAAACGGTGTATGCCAAGCACGAAGGCGCTGTTGCAGCTCCTACTGCCGGCCTGCATTTCAGCCGCGAATTGCTGAAAAGACTTGAACTGAAAGGTGTGAATTTTTCGGAAATTACGCTACACGCCGGTCTTGGAAATTTCAGGAGCATCGATGTTGAAGATCTTACCAAGCATAAATGCGATTCGGAGCAGGTTATTATCGACGAAAAAGCCTGCCTGTCCGTAAATAAAGCCAAAGATAACAAGAAAAATGTCTGCGCTGTCGGGACTACATCCATGAAAGCGATTGAGTCATCCGTAACTATTTCAGGTCACCTGAAACCATTTAACGGATGGACAAATAAATTCATTTTTCCGCAGTATGATTTCAGCGTGGCAAACCGTATGATCACCAACTTTCATCTGCCGCAGTCATCGATGATGATTATGGTGGCTGCATTCGGTGGCTACGATTTCCTGATGAAGGCATACAAAGAAGCGATCAGCGAAAAATACCGCTTCTTTACTTACGGCGACGCGATGATTATTATTTAA